A single window of Eucalyptus grandis isolate ANBG69807.140 chromosome 1, ASM1654582v1, whole genome shotgun sequence DNA harbors:
- the LOC120286549 gene encoding aconitate hydratase, cytoplasmic-like, whose protein sequence is MMQAFSEEINNKNVSSGNGRKTCTGLNEQVPGFSSNPYGILFNRRQERVYSSYLELNLEDVEPCISGPKRPHDRVPLKEMKADWHSCLDNKVGFKGFAVPKESQDKVAKFSFHGQPAEFKHGSVVIAAITSCTNTSNPSVMLGAALVAKKACELGLQVKPWIKTSLAPGSGVVTKYLLQSGLQKYLNQQGFNIVGYGCTTCIGNSGDLDESVGSAISENGTVKCSLARRHTALCWASFV, encoded by the exons ATGATGCAAGCATTCTCCGAAGAAATAAATAACAAGAACGTATCCTCTGGAAATGGAAGAAAGACATGCACGGGTTTAAATGAACAAGTTCCGGGGTTCAGTTCAAACCCTTATGGCATCCTGTTTAAT CGTCGACAAGAACGAGTTTACTCATCTTACCTGGAGCTGAATCTTGAGGATGTTGAACCTTGTATCTCAGGACCTAAGAG ACCTCATGATCGGGTTCCTTTGAAGGAAATGAAGGCTGATTGGCATTCTTGTCTTGATAACAAAGTTGGCTTCAAG GGTTTTGCTGTACCCAAAGAATCACAAGATAAGGTGGCAAAATTTTCATTCCATGGGCAGCCGGCTGAATTCAAGCATGGGAGTGTTGTGATTGCTGCCATTACTAGCTGCACCAACACATCGAATCCCAGCGTCATGCTTGGAGCTGCTCTAGTAGCGAAAAAGGCTTGTGAACTTGGATTACAG GTCAAGCCATGGATCAAAACAAGTCTTGCACCTGGCTCCGGTGTTGTCACTAAGTATCTACTTCAGAG TGGGCTGCAGAAGTACTTAAATCAGCAGGGATTTAACATTGTGGGATACGGATGCACTACTTGTATTGGAAATTCTGGGGACTTGGATGAATCAGTTGGCTCTGCCATCTCAGAAAATGGCACTGTTAAATGTTCTCTAGCACGGAGACATACTGCCTTGTGTTGGGCTTCCTTTGTTTAA